A stretch of the Synechocystis sp. PCC 7338 genome encodes the following:
- the queG gene encoding tRNA epoxyqueuosine(34) reductase QueG, with protein MKAQALAIGFHQVGIADVLATETDQAAQRLQSWITLGYNADMAWMDNPKRQNVRELLPSAQSVIAVALNYYTSHRRSDQPGIGKISRYAWGRDYHRVLTKKLKALNLWLEQQVPDLQSRYYVDTGPIQDKAWAERAGLGWVGKNGNLISRDYGSWLFLGEIVTNIPLNGDRPHSQHCGTCTRCLEACPTQAIVAPFVVDSNKCIAYHTIENREETLPTAIANNLQGWVAGCDICQDVCPWNERFAQPTDVADFHPYEGNLNPELDALANITEADWQQQFTASALRRIKPAMLRRNAQANLQ; from the coding sequence ATTAAAGCCCAAGCCTTGGCGATCGGTTTCCATCAGGTGGGCATTGCTGACGTTTTGGCAACGGAGACCGATCAGGCAGCCCAAAGGTTACAAAGCTGGATTACCCTGGGCTATAACGCTGACATGGCTTGGATGGATAATCCCAAACGGCAAAACGTGAGAGAGCTTTTACCGTCGGCCCAGTCGGTGATTGCAGTGGCCTTGAATTATTACACCTCCCACCGCCGCAGTGATCAGCCTGGGATTGGTAAAATTTCCCGCTATGCCTGGGGACGGGATTACCATCGGGTCTTAACTAAAAAACTCAAAGCTCTTAATTTGTGGCTGGAACAACAGGTGCCGGATTTACAGAGTCGCTATTACGTTGATACGGGCCCCATTCAAGACAAAGCCTGGGCCGAACGGGCCGGCCTTGGTTGGGTGGGCAAGAACGGTAATTTGATTAGTCGGGATTACGGCAGTTGGTTATTTTTAGGGGAAATTGTCACTAACATCCCCCTCAACGGCGATCGCCCGCACAGTCAACATTGCGGCACTTGTACTCGTTGTCTAGAGGCCTGTCCCACCCAGGCCATTGTGGCGCCCTTTGTAGTGGATAGTAACAAATGCATTGCTTACCACACCATCGAAAATCGGGAGGAAACCCTGCCCACGGCGATCGCTAACAATTTGCAAGGTTGGGTGGCGGGATGTGACATTTGCCAAGATGTGTGCCCCTGGAATGAGCGTTTTGCCCAACCCACGGACGTGGCGGATTTTCATCCCTACGAAGGCAATCTCAACCCAGAGTTAGACGCTTTGGCTAATATCACTGAGGCGGATTGGCAGCAACAGTTCACCGCATCGGCCCTGAGGCGCATAAAACCAGCTATGTTACGGCGGAACGCCCAGGCTAATCTACAATGA
- the psbZ gene encoding photosystem II reaction center protein PsbZ: MSIVFQIALAALVLFSFVMVVGVPVAYASPQNWDRSKPLLYLGSGIWAILVIVVALLNFLVV, translated from the coding sequence ATGTCCATTGTTTTTCAGATTGCGTTGGCGGCCCTGGTGCTTTTTTCTTTCGTGATGGTGGTGGGAGTGCCAGTGGCCTATGCTTCTCCCCAGAACTGGGACCGTTCTAAGCCTTTGCTGTATTTAGGTTCCGGTATTTGGGCCATTTTGGTAATTGTGGTGGCCCTGTTGAACTTCCTGGTCGTCTAG
- a CDS encoding HAD-IA family hydrolase, translating to MAIKAVLFDFDGTIADTHDAFFAIINRLADEFGYPAVDQVELARLKQLSSAEIIKYSQVSPFKIPFILKRFKKELGKEIKDLKPYGDVKEVLALLKQKGYVLGIVTSNLGDNVRIFLRNNDLEQMFDFVKAGTTLFGKNRIINRVLKEHNFRADEVIYVGDETRDISAAKKSRLTMISVAWGFSPPAILQEYEPDFLVHQPKELLTAIAALDNHRWYPVNYPR from the coding sequence ATGGCCATTAAAGCTGTATTGTTCGATTTTGACGGCACCATTGCCGATACCCACGATGCCTTTTTTGCCATTATCAATCGTTTGGCGGACGAGTTTGGCTATCCAGCGGTGGACCAGGTGGAATTGGCTCGCCTCAAGCAATTAAGTTCGGCTGAAATTATTAAATACTCCCAGGTTTCCCCCTTTAAAATTCCCTTTATTTTGAAGCGGTTTAAAAAGGAATTGGGCAAGGAAATCAAAGACCTCAAACCCTATGGAGATGTTAAGGAAGTGTTGGCCCTACTCAAGCAAAAGGGTTATGTGCTTGGCATTGTCACTTCTAATTTGGGGGATAATGTGCGGATATTTTTGCGCAACAATGATTTGGAACAAATGTTTGATTTTGTTAAGGCAGGCACCACCCTATTTGGCAAAAACCGTATTATTAATCGGGTGTTGAAGGAGCATAATTTTAGGGCCGATGAAGTAATTTACGTAGGGGATGAAACCAGAGACATCAGCGCCGCCAAGAAAAGTCGGTTAACAATGATTTCCGTGGCTTGGGGATTCAGTCCGCCGGCCATTTTGCAGGAATACGAGCCGGATTTTTTGGTGCATCAGCCCAAGGAACTACTCACGGCGATCGCCGCTTTGGATAACCATCGCTGGTATCCAGTGAACTACCCACGCTGA
- a CDS encoding zinc ribbon domain-containing protein, with protein sequence MCLNRVDNLPLDIRFWQCDKCGAKYDRDINTARNIRDEGLRILTSGTGDSAYCLAVRQGSKGRKSSTTLQAIG encoded by the coding sequence ATTTGTCTAAACAGAGTTGACAACCTTCCCCTGGATATTAGGTTTTGGCAGTGCGATAAATGTGGTGCTAAATATGACCGTGATATAAATACGGCACGCAACATCCGAGATGAAGGACTGCGTATTTTGACCTCGGGAACCGGGGATTCCGCCTATTGTCTAGCTGTAAGACAAGGTAGTAAAGGGCGCAAGTCTTCTACTACTTTGCAGGCTATTGGATAG
- a CDS encoding cytochrome b, with protein MRIHWWMALAYLIVFCTGILMVNLERGQFLRSELYDFHKSIGILTMALLTWRIFTLLQVWWRKYTKRIPKLSPAWWRNFTLHLSLYFFMGVVPISGFLLSNSFKANNVRFFSITLPDIFPENEAMVEIGRNAHFWLAYTFLLFIFIHMLTYWKIIRANWRRWVNFINKFQQQT; from the coding sequence ATGCGAATCCATTGGTGGATGGCCCTCGCCTATCTAATTGTATTTTGTACTGGTATCTTAATGGTTAATCTAGAAAGGGGACAATTTTTACGCAGTGAACTATACGACTTCCACAAATCCATCGGCATATTAACCATGGCATTATTGACCTGGCGAATTTTCACCTTATTACAGGTTTGGTGGCGTAAATATACCAAACGTATCCCCAAATTATCCCCAGCTTGGTGGCGTAACTTTACCCTCCACCTGAGCTTATATTTCTTTATGGGAGTGGTGCCAATTTCCGGATTTCTGCTTTCTAATTCCTTTAAAGCTAATAATGTGAGATTTTTCTCCATTACCTTGCCCGATATTTTCCCCGAAAATGAAGCCATGGTAGAAATCGGACGCAATGCCCATTTTTGGTTAGCCTACACATTCTTACTTTTTATTTTCATACACATGTTGACTTATTGGAAAATAATCAGAGCTAATTGGCGAAGATGGGTCAATTTTATCAACAAATTTCAACAGCAAACCTAA
- the ribH gene encoding 6,7-dimethyl-8-ribityllumazine synthase yields MTVYEGSFTPPARPFRFALVIARFNDLVTEKLLSGCQDCLKRHGIDVDPTGTQVDYIWVPGSFEVPLVTRKLAVSGQYDAIICLGAVIRGQTPHFDFVAGEAAKGIAAIASQTGVPVIFGILTTDTMQQALERAGIKSNHGWGYAMNALEMASLMRAMAPLTTTK; encoded by the coding sequence ATGACAGTTTATGAAGGGTCGTTTACTCCTCCGGCCCGGCCATTTCGTTTTGCCCTTGTAATTGCCCGTTTCAATGACCTGGTGACGGAAAAATTACTTTCCGGTTGCCAAGATTGCCTCAAACGCCATGGCATTGATGTAGACCCCACAGGTACCCAGGTGGATTATATTTGGGTGCCCGGTAGCTTTGAGGTACCGTTGGTGACCCGTAAGTTGGCAGTGTCGGGGCAGTACGATGCGATTATTTGCCTGGGGGCGGTGATCCGGGGGCAGACTCCCCATTTTGATTTTGTGGCCGGAGAAGCGGCCAAGGGTATTGCGGCGATCGCCAGCCAGACTGGGGTGCCGGTGATTTTTGGCATTTTAACCACGGACACCATGCAACAAGCTCTAGAACGGGCGGGCATTAAGAGCAACCACGGTTGGGGCTACGCCATGAATGCGTTGGAAATGGCCAGTTTGATGCGGGCCATGGCTCCTTTGACGACAACTAAGTAA
- a CDS encoding M48 family metallopeptidase: protein MKLGQVLKMSEFISNSIPLVGLKADHFRHPLDQMATTNLKQIPGLDLMVRGLLGSVAEKFFALNNLAASVRVGEKQLPHLYQLLLDACKILDLEAPELYIQQNPQPNAYTFAMRGKKPFMVMHTSLVDMLTPAEIQAVMAHELGHLKCEHGVYLTLANIMVLAAGLIPNWGAVLTQSLQSQMLEWVRCAEFSCDRAALLAVQDSKVVMSVLMKLAGGSPQLAPLLNLDAFIDQVREYDRLGEDEMGAMLKNLQTQNLTHPVPVLRAREIDRWSDSQTYQNLLKGRKNAYNLNTEENKGGWRNW from the coding sequence GTGAAGTTAGGCCAGGTTTTAAAAATGTCAGAATTTATCAGCAACTCCATTCCCTTGGTGGGATTAAAGGCAGACCATTTTCGCCATCCTTTGGACCAAATGGCCACCACCAACTTGAAGCAGATTCCTGGCCTAGACCTGATGGTGCGGGGATTGCTAGGCTCCGTGGCGGAAAAGTTTTTTGCCCTCAATAATTTGGCAGCCAGTGTCCGGGTAGGGGAAAAACAATTGCCCCATCTCTATCAACTGCTTTTGGATGCCTGTAAAATTCTCGACCTGGAAGCGCCGGAACTCTACATCCAACAAAATCCCCAACCCAATGCCTACACTTTTGCCATGCGGGGTAAAAAGCCTTTTATGGTGATGCACACTTCTCTGGTGGATATGTTGACTCCGGCGGAAATTCAAGCGGTGATGGCCCATGAATTGGGACACCTTAAATGTGAGCATGGGGTGTATTTGACTTTGGCTAACATTATGGTGTTGGCGGCGGGGCTAATCCCCAACTGGGGTGCGGTGTTGACCCAATCCCTCCAGTCCCAGATGTTGGAGTGGGTGCGCTGTGCTGAATTTAGCTGTGATCGGGCGGCCCTGTTGGCGGTGCAGGATTCCAAGGTGGTGATGTCGGTGTTGATGAAGTTGGCCGGTGGTTCTCCCCAATTGGCTCCACTGTTAAATCTGGATGCTTTTATTGACCAAGTCCGGGAATACGATCGCCTGGGGGAAGATGAAATGGGGGCAATGTTGAAGAATTTACAAACCCAAAACCTGACCCATCCGGTGCCGGTGCTCCGGGCCAGGGAAATTGATCGTTGGAGTGATTCCCAAACCTATCAAAACTTGCTCAAGGGGCGCAAAAATGCGTATAATCTGAACACCGAAGAAAACAAGGGCGGCTGGCGGAATTGGTAG
- a CDS encoding pentapeptide repeat-containing protein: MVKILGIALVLNILAMPNELFDLPPALGPGESSPPRRSLPQWVFQESVDPAMPWLLVVTVLGIALGLVCRWPWLGFTSAVLALMFSLQVILPTIKSWIQHYLTVQERRSLLGGLGFVLASGALAHYLGLYSSVKYWLNQFKYDEFGSWAEWVGALGQIMIAVLAVYVAWQQYVISKDLTIQQNRITQQQTIDAYFQGISDLALSDQGMLEDWPQERAFAEGRTAAILASVDSGGKAKILRFLSQSRLLTPLKRDYYLGRPIFDGMGGYQEDRIHGLRVINLGVMLVAADLVGQDLRWVDLSEIYLIRANLSQVDLVKANLSRAVLYGANLDGADLKGTRLFYGTGDKASPRSRNHIPNYETGEYTGAVVENANFSNTKNISEEQRCYCCAWGGTLTRKTIPGGCEGIENLLGR; the protein is encoded by the coding sequence TTGGTTAAAATCCTAGGAATTGCCCTCGTCCTGAATATTTTGGCTATGCCCAATGAGTTGTTCGATTTACCTCCAGCCCTAGGGCCGGGGGAAAGTAGTCCGCCCCGTCGTTCTTTGCCCCAATGGGTGTTTCAAGAGTCTGTTGATCCGGCCATGCCTTGGTTACTGGTGGTGACAGTGCTGGGCATTGCCTTGGGGTTAGTCTGCCGTTGGCCTTGGTTGGGATTTACTTCGGCGGTGTTAGCCCTGATGTTTTCCTTGCAGGTCATTCTCCCCACCATCAAATCATGGATACAGCACTATCTCACCGTTCAAGAGCGGCGTTCCCTGTTGGGGGGGCTAGGTTTTGTCTTGGCAAGCGGTGCTTTGGCCCATTACCTAGGCCTTTACAGTTCTGTCAAATATTGGCTCAATCAATTTAAATACGACGAATTTGGTTCCTGGGCAGAATGGGTGGGGGCCCTGGGGCAAATTATGATCGCTGTGCTGGCAGTGTACGTTGCTTGGCAACAATATGTCATTTCCAAGGATTTGACTATTCAACAAAATCGCATCACCCAGCAACAGACCATTGACGCCTATTTTCAGGGTATTTCAGACCTAGCTTTGAGCGATCAAGGCATGTTAGAAGATTGGCCCCAGGAACGGGCCTTCGCTGAAGGAAGAACGGCGGCCATTCTGGCCAGTGTGGATTCCGGTGGTAAGGCAAAAATTCTCCGCTTTCTTTCCCAATCCCGCCTACTCACTCCCCTCAAGCGGGACTATTACCTCGGTCGCCCTATTTTTGATGGCATGGGGGGCTACCAAGAAGACCGCATCCACGGCCTAAGGGTAATTAACCTGGGGGTGATGCTGGTGGCGGCGGATTTGGTGGGGCAGGATCTGCGCTGGGTGGATCTGAGTGAGATTTACCTCATCCGGGCTAACCTCAGCCAAGTGGATTTGGTCAAGGCTAATCTATCCAGGGCGGTGCTCTACGGAGCCAACCTTGATGGGGCTGACCTGAAGGGAACTAGGCTATTTTATGGCACTGGGGATAAGGCCAGTCCCCGCAGTCGCAACCATATTCCCAATTACGAAACTGGAGAATATACGGGGGCAGTGGTGGAAAATGCCAACTTCAGTAATACCAAAAATATAAGCGAGGAGCAGAGGTGCTATTGCTGTGCCTGGGGGGGGACGTTAACTAGAAAAACTATTCCCGGTGGCTGTGAAGGAATTGAAAATCTTCTCGGTCGTTGA